Proteins encoded in a region of the Candidatus Nitrosomarinus catalina genome:
- a CDS encoding DUF1059 domain-containing protein, with translation MTKSISCKDAGKDCNWSASAESVEELMSQVTEHVLAEHKEIKLNSDSITSIKSLIKDD, from the coding sequence ATGACAAAGTCAATTAGTTGTAAAGATGCTGGAAAAGATTGTAATTGGTCAGCATCAGCAGAAAGTGTAGAAGAATTAATGTCTCAAGTAACAGAACATGTCTTAGCAGAACATAAAGAAATTAAATTAAATTCAGATAGCATTACAAGTATCAAATCATTAATCAAAGATGATTGA
- the coaBC gene encoding bifunctional phosphopantothenoylcysteine decarboxylase/phosphopantothenate--cysteine ligase CoaBC yields the protein MTKKELEHPSLDIVESKGTELSGRKIVLCVSGSVAAYKSIELARLLMRHGAKVTCVMSGASTKMIQPDYMKWATGNDVITKLTGKLEHINIADYKKSDLIIVYPATANTLGKLANGIDDTPISTVLTVGFGSKTPILMALAMHASMYENAAVKKNISFLKNKIDFITPNMIEGKAKVSEPEEVLDYVLTKFGLSSKLHGKKILITAGPTIEQIDPIRAITNQSSGKTGVSLAKELVSSGAKVTFVYGPGNEKPPKGAKIINVVTSKEMHTAVKKELKNKFDIVIMAAAISDYVPKNPSKKKIKSSNTNLTINLKKAPKIIDDIKKIQKNVLLVGFKAETNVTNIQLIKSAKRKLKDSSSDLIIANDIGTKRYKKNSQNNQIIVVDSKRSIVSGWMKKEKIAKIIKKQIELKL from the coding sequence TTGACTAAAAAAGAATTAGAACATCCATCATTAGATATAGTTGAATCAAAAGGAACAGAACTTTCTGGCAGAAAAATTGTTTTGTGTGTTTCCGGAAGTGTTGCAGCTTACAAATCAATTGAATTAGCAAGATTACTAATGAGACATGGTGCTAAAGTTACATGTGTAATGAGTGGTGCTTCAACAAAAATGATTCAGCCAGATTACATGAAATGGGCTACTGGAAATGATGTTATTACAAAATTAACAGGTAAATTAGAGCACATCAATATTGCAGATTATAAAAAATCAGATCTAATTATTGTTTATCCTGCAACTGCCAATACATTAGGAAAACTTGCAAATGGTATTGATGATACACCAATTTCAACAGTACTAACAGTAGGATTTGGATCTAAAACACCAATTCTAATGGCTTTAGCAATGCATGCATCAATGTATGAAAATGCTGCAGTAAAAAAAAATATTTCATTTCTAAAAAATAAAATAGATTTTATTACACCAAACATGATTGAGGGAAAGGCAAAAGTATCAGAGCCAGAAGAAGTTCTTGATTATGTTTTAACGAAATTTGGTTTATCATCAAAATTACATGGCAAAAAAATCTTGATAACTGCTGGACCAACAATTGAACAAATTGATCCTATAAGGGCAATAACAAACCAAAGCTCAGGTAAAACAGGAGTAAGTTTAGCAAAAGAATTAGTGTCTTCAGGTGCAAAAGTTACATTTGTTTATGGACCAGGAAATGAAAAACCACCAAAAGGTGCTAAAATTATCAATGTTGTAACAAGTAAAGAAATGCACACTGCAGTAAAAAAAGAATTGAAAAATAAATTCGATATTGTCATTATGGCTGCTGCAATATCAGATTATGTTCCAAAAAATCCAAGTAAAAAGAAAATTAAAAGTTCAAATACAAACCTCACAATTAATCTCAAAAAAGCACCTAAAATTATTGATGATATTAAAAAAATACAGAAAAATGTTCTACTTGTTGGTTTTAAAGCTGAAACAAATGTTACAAATATTCAATTAATTAAATCAGCAAAAAGAAAATTAAAAGATTCATCATCTGATTTAATCATAGCTAATGATATTGGAACAAAACGATACAAAAAAAATTCTCAAAATAATCAAATTATAGTTGTAGATTCAAAAAGAAGTATTGTGTCAGGTTGGATGAAAAAAGAAAAAATTGCAAAAATTATAAAAAAACAAATTGAATTAAAATTATAA
- a CDS encoding phosphopantothenate/pantothenate synthetase, whose protein sequence is MTTIPKSHPRLNSLLIREKLVNGFDNNLVAKEGLLAHGRGEAFDYLIGEKTSKSAKEAIKAAAIMLKNAENSVISVNGNFAALCPKEIIQLAKNTDSKIEVNLFYSTEKRKKAITEILKKSGAKEIFGLNKKSSIKLSGIDSARRIVDKNGIFSADVVLVPLEDGDRTIALKKAKKKIITFDLNPLSRTAQTADITIVDNVIRAMKLLVKESKKSIRGNSKYNNKKNLQVSILEIKKNLERQAKNV, encoded by the coding sequence ATGACTACAATTCCCAAATCACATCCAAGATTAAATTCTCTTTTAATTCGTGAAAAATTAGTAAATGGATTTGACAACAATTTGGTTGCCAAAGAGGGACTTTTAGCTCACGGACGAGGCGAGGCATTTGATTATCTCATAGGTGAAAAAACTTCAAAATCAGCTAAAGAAGCAATAAAGGCTGCAGCAATTATGCTCAAAAATGCAGAAAATTCAGTCATTTCAGTTAATGGAAATTTTGCTGCATTGTGTCCAAAAGAAATTATTCAATTAGCAAAAAATACAGATTCAAAAATTGAAGTAAATTTGTTTTATTCAACTGAAAAACGTAAAAAAGCAATTACTGAGATTTTAAAAAAATCAGGTGCAAAAGAAATTTTTGGATTAAATAAAAAATCATCTATTAAATTATCAGGGATTGATAGTGCACGAAGAATTGTAGATAAAAATGGAATATTTTCAGCAGATGTTGTATTAGTTCCATTAGAAGATGGCGATAGAACAATTGCATTAAAAAAAGCAAAAAAGAAGATCATTACATTTGATTTAAATCCACTTTCAAGAACTGCCCAAACAGCAGACATTACAATAGTAGATAACGTAATACGTGCAATGAAATTACTTGTAAAAGAATCAAAAAAGAGTATACGGGGGAATTCTAAATATAATAACAAAAAAAATCTTCAAGTATCAATTTTAGAAATTAAAAAAAATTTAGAGAGACAAGCAAAAAATGTATAA
- a CDS encoding methyltransferase domain-containing protein → MKIIHSKYKQRNMKIWNEVAPRYHKRWASVNKGPFQSTKKLIDIVKIDKKNLVLDVACGTGVVTKQIQKKIGKCGYVVGIDTSTTAIKIAKKWNENNNNLDFINTDAENFAFSKKFDIITCQYALFFFPNAQKALKNMKNSLKKSGKIGISVHGSNDNVPFFSSILDSAVKYIPDYVPPGTPDLDRFGNKTALKSIVKKAGFSNIVVKEFIFNYNPGKFEDYWKNYIKYIAKPLKEKLNALEYSKRKEFRNSVKEKTLQYTKKNGEIVFPWQVLILTAKNN, encoded by the coding sequence ATGAAAATAATTCATTCTAAATATAAGCAAAGAAATATGAAAATTTGGAACGAGGTTGCTCCAAGATATCATAAAAGATGGGCAAGTGTGAATAAAGGTCCATTTCAAAGTACAAAAAAATTAATTGATATTGTAAAAATTGATAAAAAAAATTTGGTATTAGATGTTGCATGTGGAACAGGAGTAGTAACAAAACAAATACAAAAAAAAATTGGCAAGTGCGGATATGTAGTAGGAATTGACACGTCAACTACTGCAATTAAAATTGCAAAAAAATGGAATGAAAATAATAATAATTTAGATTTCATCAATACTGATGCAGAAAATTTTGCTTTTTCAAAAAAATTCGATATTATTACTTGTCAATATGCACTATTTTTTTTTCCTAATGCTCAAAAAGCATTAAAAAATATGAAAAATAGTCTCAAAAAATCTGGTAAAATAGGAATTTCAGTTCATGGAAGTAATGATAATGTACCATTTTTTAGTAGTATTTTAGATTCTGCTGTAAAATACATTCCAGATTATGTTCCACCAGGTACACCAGATTTAGACCGATTTGGAAACAAAACTGCATTAAAATCAATTGTTAAGAAAGCTGGATTTTCAAATATTGTTGTAAAAGAATTTATTTTTAATTACAATCCAGGAAAATTTGAAGATTATTGGAAGAATTACATAAAATACATTGCAAAACCTCTAAAAGAAAAACTAAATGCATTGGAATATTCTAAACGTAAAGAATTTAGAAATTCTGTAAAAGAGAAAACATTGCAATATACAAAAAAGAATGGTGAAATCGTTTTTCCTTGGCAAGTTTTAATTTTAACTGCAAAAAATAATTAA
- the panB gene encoding 3-methyl-2-oxobutanoate hydroxymethyltransferase has product MYKNIQNILEMKGKEKITVLTGYDSTMVALCDQVDVILVGDSAGMVMLGYEDTSSVTMEDMIRFTTAAKNGRKNSLIVSDLPINSYKTENDAIRNSLKLIEAGADAVKLEGGKEVAEIIKSITEAKIPVMGHLGLLPQTAQKYTVQGKTKESAIELIEDAKIITESGVFSIVLEMVSSQVARIITEKISVPTIGIGSGKFCDGQVLVVHDMLGLFEKIKPKFAKRYLCLSDEIRNAVKSYAVEVKEEKFPSIEHEFQMDESEYTKLREHID; this is encoded by the coding sequence ATGTATAAAAATATTCAAAACATTTTAGAAATGAAAGGTAAAGAAAAAATTACTGTTTTAACTGGGTATGATTCAACAATGGTTGCATTATGTGATCAAGTTGATGTAATTTTAGTTGGTGATAGTGCAGGAATGGTTATGTTGGGATATGAAGATACTTCTTCAGTTACTATGGAGGATATGATTAGATTTACAACTGCTGCAAAAAATGGAAGAAAAAATTCATTGATTGTTTCAGATTTACCAATTAATTCATACAAAACTGAGAATGATGCAATTAGAAATTCATTAAAATTAATTGAAGCTGGTGCAGATGCTGTAAAATTAGAGGGTGGAAAAGAAGTTGCAGAAATTATTAAATCGATTACAGAGGCAAAGATTCCTGTCATGGGTCATTTAGGACTATTACCACAAACTGCTCAAAAATATACAGTTCAAGGAAAAACAAAAGAGAGTGCAATTGAATTAATTGAAGATGCAAAAATAATTACAGAATCAGGCGTATTTAGCATAGTTTTAGAGATGGTTTCCAGTCAAGTTGCAAGAATAATTACAGAAAAAATTTCTGTCCCTACAATAGGAATTGGTTCTGGAAAATTTTGTGATGGACAAGTTTTAGTTGTTCATGACATGTTAGGATTATTTGAAAAAATTAAACCTAAATTTGCAAAAAGATATCTATGTTTATCTGACGAAATAAGAAATGCCGTAAAATCATATGCAGTAGAAGTTAAAGAAGAAAAATTTCCATCTATTGAACACGAATTTCAAATGGATGAGTCAGAATATACTAAACTGAGGGAACACATTGACTAA